Proteins encoded together in one Chitinophaga sp. LS1 window:
- a CDS encoding DUF5977 domain-containing protein, whose protein sequence is MKKIVFSLFLSVIAMNFVTAQVNPVVPLPADQAELFKYTSTPVSMYTGVPQISYPIYEINTGKIRVPITLSYHASGIKVGQKATWVGLGWTCMPGGNISRSIRGLEDETTAKGWFNHYINIDTVELINDYYLMRSWGESGGLDLQPDFFNLSIPGKSCRFYYSRRDKKFVTAPYQPVIITRTSDNNYQVTDDDGTRYKFEQKLYSFSDDQGVKRHIVGWNLTSIISNDSKDTVTFTYVADTNSADRGLDETHSYSKLYHYNQKQDEQGGYVPDDAIKSYSYSYSNTPKISEITFRQGKVRFYAGTVRLDYGGNALDSIVVYSNDNGSYQRIKKATMAYDYFYDGNSYPTFGDYRLKLLSFSKEDMEGQQPERYSFEYDNTTLPNTASNGVDWWGFYNGNANQFTLLPQALPEKEFLQNFGNLGIANREPSATAILAGTLNKVIYPTGGYTKYNFGISRYYDVSTYTSLQNLVDVTFTGLSASRQSIHDTSIIFQVKPPFNKSLTNSIVINLTYSTHSPNSKTNAQLVELYDLDISTTSQLPLSLDAKGNGTSPEIITASYNCDSSHTYKLRLYIDDYSTTSIKATISMSILNQVGTSSMGGGIRIESIESYNLDNILQKKEVYKYGPSQNEGGALLIPADEIRSKNYTGIETYRNMVHGTASCISTLGYRYTFYGQSYYPAVTFQGANVVYNYVYKYEYNNDKPNGLTMYQYALPTDYTTIANPSTFGGKERVDNSLADELLLDEKVFRFNIADSTFSLIKWTNNSYGVNNLSIDTAILIYPKRIYLDDLCGDETAQNSFGFSYIPLKSGARNIAATTVREYDDNGTMFENVVNYTYNNKNYPRSITRINSKRDTIVNKIYYPGEHAATDGNASVLNSMVYRNMIRQPYWQGNYTNSNLLSYKHTLFGNSWGTNDSLIAPKMDSAWQLGNDNSLPATTIAYQSYGPYGNIRQLRDDKGITSAYTWTADGTYPVSQTAGAPINQVLYDGFEDAGSWTGITRDATVAHTGKYAGLINGSGTYINSTWLNVSLPNTTSFRFSGWVYSNGAGATINLLTKNTATSTSYTNVANITTSETGKWAYVEKEISIPSGIAGIGISLANNGSGKVWFDDIKVRPSAAQMSTYTYNPLIGMSSKSDEGNHTLYYEFDGMNRLRLIRNKDRNILKMYCYNYAGEIDQCDGAVYYNNYQSKNFNKACSWGGSAVVTYVVEAGRYSSRVSVADANAKALADINQNGQTYANAMGDCSYYLSEQMEDTFYNQNCSSSTKLPIIYRLPAGTDTSTISQSDANAKAEAKFTALGQAYANQNGQCLYYNTAQTGTYKKSNCSDSKAEGTAVTTTIPANTYSSLVSLDSANATALAALKDSGTARANRLGLCYYYNDAQQYSRTKQCDTQYVGTVVTYTVPARHDSSTINKDTANTMAFRYAVANSQAYANANGQCLSCVLLFSSPDPTALDNFTITVTNSANETVYNKTFKIVTETTLNACAKIPSGVPYTVKIVSLNAMSVTVNGTTKTVAANGTQYWYPTALPTVSIVLKKQ, encoded by the coding sequence ATGAAAAAAATTGTATTCTCCTTATTCCTATCTGTCATTGCTATGAACTTCGTCACGGCACAGGTCAATCCTGTCGTTCCTCTTCCCGCGGATCAGGCAGAATTATTTAAATATACCAGTACTCCTGTCAGCATGTATACTGGTGTTCCACAAATCTCTTATCCGATCTACGAGATTAATACAGGGAAGATTAGAGTTCCCATTACACTCAGTTACCATGCGTCAGGTATAAAAGTCGGACAAAAAGCAACCTGGGTAGGCCTCGGATGGACTTGCATGCCCGGCGGAAACATTTCCAGATCCATCCGTGGCTTAGAGGATGAAACCACAGCTAAAGGCTGGTTTAACCATTACATCAATATTGACACGGTTGAACTGATCAATGATTATTACCTGATGCGTTCCTGGGGAGAAAGCGGCGGCCTTGATTTACAACCAGATTTCTTCAACCTAAGTATACCTGGTAAATCCTGCCGGTTCTATTACTCCAGGCGAGATAAGAAATTTGTAACCGCCCCTTATCAGCCTGTCATCATCACCAGAACAAGCGACAATAATTATCAGGTTACTGACGATGACGGTACGCGCTATAAATTTGAACAAAAGCTCTATTCGTTTTCCGATGACCAAGGCGTAAAACGACATATTGTTGGCTGGAACCTGACAAGTATCATTTCCAACGACTCAAAAGATACTGTGACATTCACCTATGTGGCAGATACTAATTCTGCGGACAGGGGACTAGATGAAACACATTCTTATAGCAAGTTGTATCATTATAATCAAAAACAGGATGAACAAGGCGGCTATGTGCCCGATGATGCAATAAAATCCTATTCCTACTCCTATAGCAATACGCCCAAAATATCAGAAATCACTTTCCGTCAGGGAAAAGTCAGGTTCTACGCGGGTACAGTCCGTTTAGATTACGGTGGTAATGCGCTGGACAGCATTGTGGTATATAGCAATGATAATGGTAGCTATCAACGTATTAAAAAAGCAACCATGGCATATGACTACTTCTATGATGGGAACAGCTATCCAACATTTGGTGATTACAGGTTAAAACTTCTTTCTTTTTCAAAGGAGGATATGGAAGGACAACAACCAGAACGTTATAGTTTTGAATATGACAATACTACACTACCAAATACCGCCTCCAATGGTGTAGACTGGTGGGGTTTCTATAACGGGAATGCTAATCAGTTTACGTTGTTACCACAGGCACTTCCGGAAAAAGAATTTCTTCAAAATTTTGGGAATCTTGGTATTGCAAACAGGGAACCTTCTGCAACCGCAATTCTTGCAGGAACACTCAACAAGGTTATTTATCCTACTGGAGGTTATACAAAGTATAATTTTGGCATTTCCAGGTATTACGATGTCTCCACATATACCAGCTTACAGAACCTGGTAGATGTCACGTTTACAGGATTATCTGCATCCAGGCAATCAATTCATGATACAAGTATTATCTTTCAGGTAAAGCCTCCCTTCAATAAGAGTCTCACAAACTCAATTGTTATCAATCTTACTTACTCCACACACTCACCGAATTCAAAGACGAATGCTCAATTAGTGGAATTATATGACCTGGACATCAGCACCACCAGCCAATTGCCATTGTCTTTAGATGCAAAAGGAAATGGCACATCGCCTGAAATAATTACCGCTTCATACAATTGCGATTCCAGTCATACCTACAAATTGCGCCTTTATATTGATGATTATAGCACTACTAGTATAAAAGCGACCATAAGTATGTCCATCCTTAACCAGGTAGGAACAAGTTCAATGGGCGGGGGTATTAGAATCGAATCTATCGAATCATATAATTTAGACAATATCCTCCAGAAAAAAGAAGTATATAAATACGGACCATCACAAAATGAAGGAGGTGCCTTGTTGATACCAGCAGATGAGATCCGTAGCAAAAACTATACTGGCATTGAAACTTACAGAAATATGGTTCATGGCACTGCATCATGTATTTCTACATTAGGTTACCGGTATACCTTCTATGGCCAGTCATATTATCCGGCTGTTACATTCCAGGGAGCAAATGTTGTATACAACTATGTGTATAAATATGAGTATAACAACGACAAGCCCAATGGTTTGACAATGTATCAGTATGCACTGCCAACAGATTATACAACGATTGCAAATCCCAGTACCTTTGGAGGCAAGGAAAGAGTGGATAATTCATTGGCAGATGAGCTGCTGCTGGATGAAAAAGTATTCAGGTTTAATATCGCTGACAGTACTTTCAGTCTTATTAAATGGACCAATAACTCATATGGGGTTAATAATCTCTCAATTGATACGGCTATCCTCATTTATCCAAAACGGATATACCTGGACGACCTATGTGGAGACGAAACCGCCCAAAATAGCTTTGGATTTAGCTATATACCCTTAAAAAGCGGGGCTCGTAATATAGCCGCAACCACCGTTCGTGAATATGATGACAATGGAACCATGTTTGAAAATGTAGTCAACTACACCTATAATAATAAAAACTATCCCAGATCAATTACAAGGATCAATAGCAAGCGTGATACGATCGTTAACAAAATATATTATCCAGGAGAACATGCAGCTACTGACGGTAATGCATCCGTTCTCAATAGCATGGTATATAGAAATATGATTCGCCAACCTTACTGGCAGGGTAATTATACCAATAGCAATTTATTGAGCTATAAACACACCTTGTTCGGTAATAGCTGGGGAACCAACGATAGTCTGATCGCTCCAAAAATGGATAGTGCATGGCAGTTAGGAAACGACAACAGTTTACCAGCTACTACCATTGCTTATCAGAGCTATGGTCCCTATGGTAATATCCGTCAACTAAGAGATGACAAAGGCATCACCTCTGCTTACACCTGGACAGCTGATGGCACCTATCCTGTCTCTCAAACCGCGGGGGCACCTATCAATCAGGTATTATATGATGGCTTTGAAGATGCCGGTTCCTGGACAGGCATAACCAGAGACGCTACTGTTGCCCACACCGGTAAATACGCTGGTTTGATCAACGGTTCAGGCACCTATATAAATTCTACCTGGCTGAATGTGTCTCTGCCAAATACTACTTCCTTCCGTTTTTCTGGATGGGTGTATAGTAATGGAGCTGGTGCTACTATCAATCTCCTGACAAAAAATACGGCAACCAGCACCTCCTATACCAATGTAGCCAACATCACTACCTCCGAAACAGGTAAATGGGCATATGTTGAAAAAGAAATATCAATACCCTCTGGAATAGCTGGTATCGGTATCAGTCTTGCAAACAATGGTAGCGGTAAGGTTTGGTTTGATGATATCAAAGTACGCCCATCTGCTGCACAGATGAGCACTTATACTTATAATCCGCTCATTGGCATGAGTAGCAAGTCTGACGAAGGAAATCATACTTTGTACTACGAGTTTGATGGCATGAACCGACTGAGGCTGATTCGCAATAAGGACAGGAATATTCTGAAAATGTACTGTTACAATTACGCCGGTGAAATTGACCAATGTGATGGAGCTGTCTATTACAATAATTATCAAAGTAAAAACTTTAACAAAGCCTGCTCATGGGGTGGTAGTGCTGTTGTAACTTATGTCGTAGAAGCAGGTAGATATTCTTCCAGAGTAAGTGTAGCTGATGCTAATGCCAAAGCACTGGCTGACATTAATCAAAATGGACAGACCTATGCGAATGCAATGGGTGATTGTAGCTATTACCTGAGTGAGCAGATGGAAGATACCTTCTACAACCAGAATTGTTCAAGTTCAACGAAGCTACCCATTATATATAGACTACCAGCTGGTACAGACACGTCTACTATCAGTCAATCTGATGCAAATGCAAAAGCGGAGGCTAAGTTTACAGCCTTGGGTCAGGCCTACGCCAATCAGAATGGGCAATGTTTATACTATAATACCGCTCAAACCGGCACTTACAAAAAATCAAATTGTAGTGATTCAAAGGCAGAAGGTACTGCAGTCACCACAACGATACCAGCCAATACCTATTCCTCATTAGTCAGTTTGGATAGTGCCAATGCAACAGCATTAGCTGCATTAAAGGATAGTGGAACCGCCAGGGCAAATAGACTGGGATTATGCTATTACTACAACGATGCCCAACAGTACAGCAGGACCAAACAATGTGATACCCAATATGTTGGTACCGTTGTAACCTACACCGTACCCGCCAGACATGACTCCTCCACCATCAATAAAGACACTGCAAATACTATGGCGTTCAGATACGCTGTCGCCAATTCCCAGGCCTATGCAAATGCAAATGGGCAGTGTCTTAGTTGTGTATTGTTGTTCAGTAGCCCTGATCCTACAGCATTAGACAACTTCACTATTACGGTCACAAATTCAGCCAATGAAACAGTATATAATAAAACATTCAAGATTGTTACCGAAACAACACTGAATGCCTGCGCGAAAATCCCCTCAGGTGTACCATATACTGTTAAAATTGTGTCATTGAATGCCATGTCTGTTACTGTCAATGGTACGACTAAAACTGTTGCAGCTAACGGCACACAATATTGGTATCCAACAGCACTTCCTACTGTGAGCATAGTGTTGAAAAAACAGTAG
- a CDS encoding caspase family protein yields the protein MKTGSRYFLGIGIDQYLPENKIGDLKNSKADIKRLTQVLEKRYGFKQLRSPLLDEDATYANIHRALEESWEWHDDEDATLLIYFAGHGIEQPRGKGHWVPYDSTGKLSDTISHEAILNYVRMNQWAKHIIVISDSCFSGSLTDEHFPLRPNMGNPKKLSSRIAISAGRLEPVGDGAPGFNSPFSKTLCSYLEANTKPAVSIYQVIGQIKKITPSRSYQTPLATEIDSFGNEHGEFLFELDRNSAPRASGPLAIPTHLVQSGYIARTLARRTVVGEFTSQGIGFQGYSLNEAIESHNHIVVIGEAGSGKSRELIETARYMEDYHSYLVPTFQSLASLSPGLLMAQIEHRIGIDGEQRSIFFLDSLDEVSPENFEATVITILDLTKRYPMAKIIVSCRKNIYLRDVERESIDLLPGFLTLEVDNLEYEGIIALLGAEGINADEFFQQVQINHFTDLIGKPYSLFQLIANYKKHHNLNVARWLLNEQTLVEGGVLVGTPIERLVKGVAFALSYSGGVFITQQELEELGYELPILDQQSILVRDNDTGKWSFTHKNLQEFLCAKHLSELSFEALIKLVSEERLVGRGINPLWVNILTFLFSMCNEELRSELVGWLKENDPVSILKFEQERLNEDLRATLFQQLYNSYVEKDLWMMSNRYTVIDLGHLANNDSTISFIIDQLRNRQTTRIGLMNLVYILNYVDLSGKEEQWEEFKLYLARLVFDMRLDPSDRLGVVKLMIRKKMAAREFYDKVLTTYKSNDNAYNRAMIYNLIKDIEDAEAQVSYLLNGLQMLSGGISSTGRDCTNLGDEESGLFDALLTITSSAGIGDLIGNLLKDDAELVGVLSYHHREGFVKILDNFKNALNTDQNLLPTLIDLYIGIYKGYHYDLRRDCANVFISTGNDVSVLMDIWIKGDLDPYDLEQLSYPLLSPNGCQQIAESFVASEISVDRTRYFHRMLYDQRRNSPEYLSSFETTSIKRHDFRGDMPAEIDWERIRAERKDYGRILLTDPELIKGEVKGVFQIAGKNVLDLRKIGELSNTSFKSSQDYVHEFAFNLLYHIRKELKRDLSLDLVLNWLSNEKKLLFFQLERLDQVADLTPQMLNDTQLEYIRKAMGQFPGHDRLFWSLTRKGILEVDQPRLLDMSSQFALPANNQINAESQLEILEQYIGKDELQARVLTNLEDDSRFSVWINNAAYALRKQIIAAYDLIMSKLAEQGDRHQQDELIHFWIKVTNNYQSLKWFVDQTKSITLKIGVLRVISKAEQYLDFVQERAQALLAQGNLHEHERQRLVNILIEQDLGIGLNLLVEDLTAGRYYDVHYADFTKLTKIDFLPQLLTLLKLAQEPVNKGDVFNDLENTVISGLTNIAKQSIANGKAVCQELRQFQVDHMESFPRLTTLQYRIETIEQECLNAHRGANEFSTVISALKNNTAKP from the coding sequence ATGAAGACTGGGAGCAGATATTTTTTGGGGATCGGGATTGATCAATACCTTCCGGAAAATAAGATAGGGGATTTAAAAAACTCGAAGGCTGATATTAAAAGGCTGACGCAAGTCTTGGAGAAGAGATATGGATTTAAGCAATTGAGAAGTCCATTGCTCGATGAGGATGCCACCTATGCAAATATCCACCGGGCGCTTGAGGAAAGTTGGGAATGGCATGATGATGAGGACGCAACACTGCTCATTTACTTTGCCGGGCACGGAATTGAGCAGCCCAGGGGAAAGGGACACTGGGTACCCTATGACAGTACGGGGAAACTATCTGATACGATATCCCATGAGGCGATATTGAACTATGTCAGAATGAACCAATGGGCAAAGCACATTATCGTTATATCCGATAGTTGTTTCTCCGGATCACTGACTGATGAGCATTTTCCGCTTCGGCCCAACATGGGAAACCCCAAAAAGCTTTCCTCACGTATCGCTATCTCCGCCGGACGCTTAGAACCTGTAGGAGACGGCGCTCCCGGATTTAACAGCCCCTTTAGCAAGACTCTTTGCTCATACCTTGAAGCCAACACAAAACCCGCTGTATCGATTTACCAGGTAATTGGCCAAATCAAAAAAATTACGCCAAGCAGAAGCTATCAAACACCCCTGGCAACAGAGATTGATTCCTTTGGGAATGAACATGGAGAGTTTTTATTTGAGCTTGACCGAAACAGTGCCCCAAGAGCTTCAGGCCCCTTGGCTATTCCTACCCACCTAGTCCAAAGTGGATACATAGCAAGAACACTAGCCCGTAGGACCGTTGTCGGTGAATTTACCTCTCAGGGCATTGGTTTTCAGGGGTACTCACTCAATGAGGCAATCGAATCGCATAATCACATCGTTGTTATTGGAGAGGCGGGAAGTGGAAAGAGTAGAGAGCTGATCGAGACTGCCAGGTACATGGAGGACTATCATTCTTATCTAGTACCAACTTTCCAAAGTTTGGCAAGCCTCTCACCAGGTTTGCTTATGGCTCAAATTGAACATAGGATAGGTATAGATGGAGAGCAAAGAAGTATATTTTTCCTAGATAGCCTAGATGAGGTTTCGCCAGAGAATTTTGAAGCAACGGTAATCACGATCCTTGATTTGACCAAGCGCTACCCTATGGCAAAGATTATTGTTAGCTGTCGGAAAAATATCTATCTCAGGGATGTTGAAAGGGAAAGCATTGACCTACTACCTGGGTTTCTGACCCTTGAAGTAGATAATCTTGAATACGAGGGAATCATCGCCCTTTTGGGGGCTGAGGGAATTAATGCAGATGAGTTCTTTCAGCAAGTTCAGATCAATCATTTTACAGACTTGATCGGAAAACCCTATAGTCTATTTCAGTTGATCGCAAACTACAAAAAACACCATAACCTGAATGTTGCACGCTGGCTGTTGAATGAACAGACGTTAGTAGAAGGTGGGGTGTTAGTAGGAACACCGATAGAGCGCCTTGTAAAGGGAGTTGCATTTGCACTCTCATATAGCGGAGGAGTTTTCATTACGCAACAAGAGCTTGAGGAACTGGGCTATGAATTGCCCATCTTGGACCAACAATCTATTTTGGTAAGGGACAACGATACCGGTAAATGGTCTTTTACACATAAGAACCTTCAAGAATTCCTATGCGCTAAGCACTTATCGGAGTTGAGTTTTGAGGCACTAATCAAGCTAGTGAGCGAGGAACGCTTAGTCGGGAGGGGTATAAACCCCTTATGGGTTAACATCCTAACTTTTCTATTCAGTATGTGCAATGAGGAATTGCGAAGTGAGTTAGTGGGCTGGCTAAAAGAAAATGACCCCGTCAGCATTTTAAAGTTCGAGCAGGAAAGGCTAAACGAAGATTTACGGGCTACATTATTCCAACAGCTTTATAACAGTTACGTGGAAAAAGACCTTTGGATGATGTCGAACCGCTATACCGTAATTGATTTAGGCCACCTTGCCAATAACGACTCAACTATATCTTTTATCATCGACCAGCTCAGGAATAGACAAACTACTCGAATTGGATTGATGAATCTGGTCTATATCCTGAACTATGTTGACTTAAGCGGCAAGGAAGAACAATGGGAGGAATTTAAACTCTATTTGGCTAGACTTGTTTTCGATATGCGTTTAGACCCCTCCGATCGGTTAGGGGTGGTTAAGCTGATGATTCGTAAAAAAATGGCCGCTAGGGAATTTTATGATAAGGTCTTGACCACCTATAAATCAAATGATAATGCCTACAACCGCGCTATGATTTATAACCTCATTAAGGACATTGAAGATGCGGAAGCACAGGTGTCCTACTTATTGAATGGGCTCCAAATGTTATCTGGGGGTATATCAAGTACAGGTCGTGATTGTACCAACTTGGGTGATGAGGAAAGCGGACTTTTCGATGCTCTACTGACAATTACCTCTTCAGCTGGCATAGGAGATTTAATAGGCAATCTACTCAAGGACGATGCAGAGCTGGTCGGCGTGCTATCCTATCATCACAGAGAGGGCTTCGTGAAAATATTGGATAATTTCAAAAATGCCCTAAATACTGACCAAAACCTTTTGCCAACTCTTATCGACCTGTACATCGGAATCTATAAGGGATATCACTACGACCTGCGGCGAGACTGTGCAAATGTATTTATCTCAACAGGCAACGATGTCTCTGTATTAATGGATATTTGGATTAAGGGTGATCTGGATCCTTATGACTTGGAACAATTGAGCTATCCGCTGCTGTCGCCAAATGGATGCCAGCAGATTGCAGAATCGTTTGTCGCATCAGAGATTAGTGTTGATCGAACGAGGTACTTTCATCGAATGCTATATGATCAACGAAGAAATAGCCCGGAATATTTAAGCTCATTTGAAACGACATCAATCAAAAGGCATGACTTTAGGGGTGATATGCCAGCAGAAATTGATTGGGAAAGAATTCGAGCAGAGCGGAAAGACTATGGTAGGATATTATTAACCGATCCAGAACTTATCAAGGGGGAAGTGAAAGGTGTTTTTCAAATAGCGGGCAAAAATGTGCTTGATCTAAGAAAGATTGGAGAACTAAGTAACACGTCCTTTAAGTCAAGCCAGGACTACGTTCATGAATTTGCGTTTAATCTACTTTACCATATCAGAAAGGAACTGAAGCGTGACCTTTCCCTTGATCTGGTGTTAAATTGGCTATCGAACGAAAAAAAATTGCTTTTCTTTCAATTGGAGCGGTTAGATCAAGTTGCCGATTTAACGCCTCAGATGCTCAACGATACCCAGTTGGAATACATTAGAAAGGCAATGGGCCAATTCCCAGGACATGACAGACTGTTTTGGTCGTTGACGCGAAAGGGTATTTTGGAAGTTGACCAACCTAGATTACTAGATATGTCAAGCCAGTTCGCCTTACCCGCAAATAACCAGATTAACGCGGAGAGCCAATTGGAGATCCTCGAACAGTATATTGGAAAAGATGAGCTGCAAGCAAGGGTATTAACCAATCTTGAGGACGATAGTCGTTTTTCTGTCTGGATCAATAATGCTGCATATGCGTTAAGAAAGCAAATCATAGCGGCCTATGATCTAATTATGAGCAAACTCGCAGAACAGGGAGATCGGCATCAACAAGATGAGCTGATCCATTTTTGGATTAAGGTTACCAATAATTATCAATCGCTTAAATGGTTTGTCGATCAAACGAAATCAATAACCTTAAAGATAGGGGTGCTAAGGGTGATTTCAAAGGCAGAGCAATATCTAGACTTTGTACAGGAGAGGGCACAAGCGCTATTGGCCCAAGGTAATTTGCATGAACATGAGAGACAGCGGCTCGTAAATATCCTAATCGAACAAGATCTGGGAATAGGCTTAAATTTATTGGTTGAGGATTTGACCGCGGGTAGATATTATGATGTCCATTACGCGGATTTTACCAAATTAACGAAAATTGATTTCTTACCGCAATTATTGACGCTATTAAAGCTGGCACAGGAGCCGGTCAATAAAGGTGATGTTTTCAATGATTTGGAAAATACGGTCATTAGTGGGCTGACCAACATAGCAAAGCAATCTATTGCCAATGGAAAGGCCGTATGTCAGGAGTTACGTCAGTTCCAAGTTGATCACATGGAGTCATTTCCCAGACTTACCACTTTGCAATACAGAATTGAGACGATTGAGCAGGAGTGTCTAAATGCGCATAGGGGAGCTAACGAATTTAGCACAGTGATTAGTGCCCTCAAGAATAATACAGCCAAGCCTTAA